GCCAGCGCCCGCCCACATTCATCATCACTATCCCATGCCACACCCACTCACGCAGCAGCCGCGTCCCCCCATTTGCtgtcctggctgcctcctcccagaggaggCAGCCAAAATATCAGCATGTTTGATCTGCACCCCTCTCTATGCCCAGAATGTGCCTCTGCCTCTCTCAAATGCCGAACCAGTGACTGTTTTGCCTGTTTACCTGTTCATAagaacactaataccccttttccactatcgagcacgggtcgcagccgggagcctgacacgggagctgccccctgctgcgacccgtgctcggaccctttcccattagcagtcacaacccgccaaatgccgggttggtgacgcttctagtgacacggcaggggcggcgcagggagatcacatgatctcccagcgccgccttccctatgcactgtgaacgggagccgtgtcacctcgacacggctcccgttcacactagacagctagccgggttgaacacgtgttcaacccggctagctaccagggtaggattcccggatcacttgatccgggtttacccttttccacttgcaaaaaacacgggtaaatgcgcgcccccgtgcatttacccgtgttttttgagctagtggaaaaggggtataaagtaTGGGGTAACAACTGCTGTGCTTCTGTATTCACTCATTACAGACTTTACTATATACAGTCTATACAATGGAgaacacccacttcccagcattccccatGAAGTGTCAGGATTTCATATCAAGTAAGGAGTGTCTTCAAATATCTAATGCAATAACATCACAGTGAGATGGTGTATTGGTAGCAGTTGTAGCACATCCATACTTACAGTTATATGGACTGGTCATGGAGTGGAGCTTGTGCCTGATTCAGAAGTGGGCGGAGTtgccatcactgctgcttacatagaagtagCAGCGAtagagctaatatggtaatgctgccgggggcgtcacacctcctgctgcattaccgatAAGAACTGCATACTATGACACAGTATTGGATCATCTCTGGTGTGACCCCTGGTGTCGCACAAGCCAGCCACCGCATCTACTGCAAAGAGGCCACAAAAGGCCTTGCATGGAGCGTGGTGGTATACAGCTCACCAGCAGATGACTGTAGCTGCTTAGTGGGTAGCAGTGTGGATGCAAGCAGTGCCAggtttggtggccatcttggttagtgAATGAAGCCTCCCTGTAGGAACCAATATGGACACCTTCAttagtcctctttagaaggtttgataaatctaacCCTTGGGTGTTTTTCTAATCCCTTATACCAACAATTATACATGTAAATGGGTTATGAGCACTTTAAAGGTCATATTCAATTGTGTACAAATTTTTGAAAAACCCAGCAGTGCAGGGTTTTTCCCACAGCCGCTGGGTTTTCCTGTTCAATTAATGGAGGGAAAATGAGCAACAGTGATTTCTCATAGAAATGACGGCATTTATTTTCTAACAACCCCAGAGCTAGTTAGATTTTTTTCCTAAAATCGTTGTTTTTAGAATAAATTGACATGACTTTCTCTGGAACTCCTGTAGGATCCCCCCACCACCATGACTAAAGAAACAATTTCAGACAATTTGTTTTGATTGGATACTGGGAGCATGCATACCTTCAGTAATCCAAAAATTGGGCACGAGGTTCACAAGATTTTTTGCGGGCAAAACCTCACCACTAATTGGAAACCCCTTTAAAAGACAACTATTTATAATTTTATTACACATTGATATATTTAGGCCATGTCAGCAtatgcccaaattatatttttcccTGGATGTGCCAGCATAAGTATATGGGCAGAAGAGAAAATAAGTTGTCATTACCTGCATATATTGCTTCCTGTCCCATTGAGTATCCataggaaacactgcgctcaattccaAAAACATAGATTGTAAAAGGCATTGACTCATGATATATTTCATGTTGTCCATCAGTTTTACCCAAAGAGACTTCCCAAGCATGGAATCCACTGAAAGATTTCAATGAAACGCTGTATGAACTGAGCTGCTGATGGTCCAGGTAGAACCCATCACCTGCAGATGCCTGGGATACAATCAGGAGGAAATTGTAGTATCTCGCCTGTGTTATAAATCTGTAATACATCCTTGTGACTAATGAAGGTGGGACATTAGTGATAAAGGGGTCATACTTTGTAACTACTCCTGGTATATAATCTTGGAAGATGTATGTCACCATAATTGGTTTGGTGGACTTAATAGTCATTCCTTTGTCTACAGTGATTTCGATATAGGATCCCTTCTGTAGGCTGTGGTGGGTGTCCCCCTTTGGACCATTAATATCCACTGTAGTATCTGAACTTGTAGATATAATTTTAATGACATCTTTAGTGTGGTTCAACAATGGAAACACAGCAAAAAAGCTCCCCCAGTTCTTCACAGGATGTAGCTGCTCGGTCAAGGAATCACACGTATTATTGATCCCAGTAAAGCATCTACTGCCACTGAATACAGCCACTGGGGCTGTGGAGGAGACCCTGGTGCCTGTGAGATCATCTGCACTTTTAAACTGAACGACTTGTTGATACTCAAGTTGGAATGAGAAGGAATCTCCACTGGAGTAGGAGATGCCTTTAAAGGTGACGGACTCAGAGACGGTCACAGTCACTGAGACAACTTCTTCTAGGCCGTTGGCCACGGCAAATTGATTGCCTATTCTTTGCCCAGGAGTTGATATGTAATACTCTGTTCCCAAGTCTTCAAGACTAAGACAAGCCATGGCGTCAGCAGTAACGACATGTGTGTAGAAAGCAAAGACAGATATGTCAACGTCGGATGTCACCAGCACAGCCTTGGAAGTCTCTTGGCTTTCAGTGATCATATATGTGTAGTCGAAGTTCACCAGTGCACTGCTTTCCCTCTCAATGAACACCGTCTTGCTGAAGTGCGGATTGGACACTGTGACCGTGACTGAGGCTGTCTTATATGTCACAAGATACAGCTGGAACGTTGTGTTTGTGGATACGTCAGAGTTTTCCATGAAGGCTGTGATATATGTTCTCTGGGTCTGTCCTGGAGAAAAAAATATAGATATTACACTTTAAATTGCATCTAATGTAAGGGTAATTAAAGCCAGAGCTTCTCTTTAACTATTAAAAGAAAATGACCCAAAATAGAgaagtttatatactgtatactgtcacAGGcagaaacgggatccggtctggagattgacactgtctaggtcgacaatgtttatgttgaccactataggtcgacagtcactcagttgacagggtttgaaggtcgacagggtttctaggttgacaggtcaaaaggtcaacatgagtttttcaaatttttctctttttttgacctttttcatacttaacaatccacgtgaactacgattggaacggtaaggggacactgtgcactaattcagCTTTccagtcactgtacgcagaaaacgacacgcacacaaaaaaaacatgttgaccttttgacctgtcgacatagcacacgtcggcctagaaaccctgtcattattcaaaccctgtcgacatagtgactgtcgacctatagtggtcgacctaaacattgtcgacctaaacactcgatttgatgatccacatccggCAGAAACACCTGTTATACATGACAAACTACTACAAATGCTAAATGTAATGTCAATATAGACTATCGGACAATTGTCAGCTGCGGGTACTGAGAATGACACTTTTCTTGGCATGGGCTGGATCTAATACAACATTCCTGGCTATGGGAGGTGGAGGGCACATACCCCTCTGTCACATACCTTGAAGAGCCATCTTTGAACTGCTACCAATAGTAGGATATTGTCACTGGATATTCTAGGAGGGCTTGCAGATACTGGGATCCTACCATCCGCTGCAATCTCTCCTGGAATATACTATTTGGTCCATTAACACAAAACACATTTATTCAAGAATTGTTACCAGAAACAACATTCCCATAAGAAGCAGCAGGATGCTGGTTACAAATTCTTGATATCCATGAAGTAGGTGAAACTTTATACAGCTTCTTATCACTTTTATACTGAACTTCATTGGACTTGCCGATTACCGAAGACTCtactccaggcctggccaacctgtggctctccagatgttgtgaaactacacatcccagcatgccctgccacagttttaccattccttaatagcaaaactgtggcaaagcatgatgggacttgtagttttgcaacagctggagagccacaggttggccaggcctgctctactcGCTGACAAATTAGGTTTATTTACTATTTCTTACTGTTACCAAAAAGCTTTTTCAGCCATGACCAACTTTAGATTTTGCCCAGCACCACCTGTTATTCAGCAATCCCATCTactgttttgcagatgattgtgcaaataaatctgcaatgtatgaggTTCAACAAATTTGCCTCTGCAGTCCGCACCTTATTTTAGTTATTAATATTCATATCTGAAGTTTCTATATGGTGGTCTTACAGCACTGAGCCTATATATCtgtgcagcagtgacgtgcggtgaggttagtggctagGGAGGCATTGGCTGCCAACCAAtcgacactcccccccccccccccacaacaccgGGGGGACAAAAAAAACAGTGTAGTCCCCAGTACATCACAAAAACCAGcatcaggctgaaccagccagggggaataatgccatagcaggggagacagtctGTGGTCCCTctgccataacattaaacacccccaaaccagtcagcccagggctggagttCCTCAGAAAGCGGGGCCCCAAAAAAGTAAAATGGGGTCCCCTCTCCCGAGCAACAATCAGTGCTATGTCCcggacccctggtggcggtggatgcggggttcattgtatgttaatattgttctttacaggcagcctacaggtcccagcaagcctgccccagcatgctggcccttagagaaccataagtgccagcatgcccggacataaagggcccgctggcacctgtagtccgtctGTAAagacaaaattaaaataaaaacaccacgttttaaaaaaaagttttattatacaGTGTCTGTACCTGGGGCCAGCTCCTTTAAGCTCTTCTTcacggccgccgccttcccagggcttccggagtcttcctccggcatcttcacctggtggtcggcagcctttaagctctttttcatggccgccgcccatccaggacttccattggctcttcagtcttcaggagctcttcactgctcctcctccgccgtcggactgacagccgctgcctcgcactgacttatataagtgAGCCAGAGGGGGCGGGGCAATGACGTGGCGAGTCGTGATTGGCTCGCAGTGGCCATCTTGAatgtaaaaaattacgctgaggcgccattttttaaataggtaccgctccgctgccaaaatctgcagaatggcaggcagggatctcggatccctgcctgccACTAATGCTATCACCTCCGCTGTCactgacacccgcacctccgccgcgtccCACCACCCGTACCTCCGCCGCATCCCCGCTGCGTCCCAGCCACATTCGCCCGCTCccacagtgatggcagcggatccagtgacggatccgctggccaatcatatCTGGCCTCActtacaggggcgtgctttcatgggttgaaagcacgtccctgtatcaaGGCGACACTTCAGTAGGTGCCGCTTTACAAtagattttcaatgggcttttacagcccgcggCATGGCCCCGACTCCACTACTGCCCCTTTCCCaacgacaacgggaggcaccactggCGATGCCACCCAAACCCATTTTAACGGCAAAAATTATGACATTAATATAaacgagatacttatgacacagaatatgtgtcataaatatcttctttgtattattttaatcattaatgaaagggaaggcactgcctcccctgactgcacgtccctgctgtgcagGGGTCACTGGGGAAGACTGGGGGCACATTATACTAAGCACCCAGAGCCACAGTTACCATTAGGCAGCTTACCAGGTTGCTGGGACCAGGGAGGAACAGCTAAAGCCTTgtaacactaaaatgaaggatgtctctgataGGAAATGAAAAGTTGCACGTAGACTACAGACTAATCACTTGTACTATGCTTTCCCTGGGGAGCCTAAAAACCTTGCACCAGGCCTGCATAGTGTCCCTCATCTCTGAGATATTCTATCCCTTTTATCATATTTAGTCAGATGTAAATATACACCCCCATTGCTAAGGGTTCCCAACGTAACTCAGTTTGGTCCTTTCTATGTAATAGTGAGTGTGCACTAGAGCCATGTGcatcacatacttgcctactatccTGCAACAGCCAAGAGCCTCCCGAACTACCCAATGGAAAGTGGGCAATCCGAGTGGCCAATAACATGATTTGTGCTGAATTGCATTATTATAGCCCAACCCTATGCATTGGCATTCTGTAGTGGGTGGTGGCCATGATGAAGCCTCAGGCCTGCCCACTTTCCCATGACATATCAGGCTCATCATTGAATAAAACCACACAAATCACATCACTATCTCTTCCAatgggcttaatgggcagttgcccaagggccacaGGATTCTAATTGCCCGTGGccgaatcccccctccccttcacTGAATGATTGCCACCTATAGCATTAAGTGGCTGTGATCACCATTGGGAGTAGGGtgaccaatcccgggccattttttttaatcctgggtatctggattgaaaaatggtcaatcccgggattcccatgaTACCTGGGATTGGCTCTTTTCCTGAGTGtccgcccgtccccccgcccctcCCACCTGCCCCGCAGACCTAACTCACCATACTTCGGGGGCAGGCGGGTGGGCCACTTCCCTTGGGTTTGGCGGCGGGTGACGGGCGGCTGACTgcacagtgtgacctctgacttcacgtcatgctgcgcatggggagccaggaggagggagccgggcagcgtctgagcctcctgaggaggcTCTATGTTGCCCGGCATTAAAAACACAAAGGGCCGCCTGATCCCGCAATCCccgagattggagcttccaatccctggATTGAATCCCGGATGATTTTTGCCCTAAATctcaggatcccgccgatcccaggattggccatccTAATTGGGAGTCAAGCAtggtgcaactcagatgcatgctCAGACATTGCTTCACTACGACCAACATCGCCACTGCGTCTGACACAGAATCAGGACCATAATATTGTATGCTATGTATATAAAACATACAAAAGGCAAATAATGTCCCtcataggaaaaaaaaacacagccaCTTGCGCCTATAGGAGAATAAAATAACACACATTGGTCCCAAAAGGAAAAATGAGGCACACGGGTTCTCACAGGAAAAAACATTGGCGCCAACAAGAAAAAATGTCACATACATTGGCAGGGGGTGGGGAAATTATTACCCCCACAGGAACAAACaaaaacacattgtcccccacaggaaaCAAAGAAAACACAATTACCCCCGCCTACAGCAGGAGACTGACCTGATCTATCTGTGGCAGAAGAGAAAGGAGAGGAGCTCCCATTTCCCCCCTTACCCTCAGTCGTGGACGTTATCAGTGGCTGCAGATAcagagggatctatgtactaagccttggagagagatagagtggacaaagataaagtaccaaccaaccagctcctaaatgatTTATCATTGAGtgatgccaatcagctcctaactgacagaagctgattggctggagcacaatttATCATTCATAACTAGTGTTAACAGGAATATGATTATTTGATAACTCTGCCCATGTGTTTGAAAAGTAACAGGAGCTGGATTGTTGGTACTgtacctctgtccactttatctctctccaaggcttagtttaTAGAACCCTGCAGATAACCGTGGCTCCGCCTTCTCACCTCCAGTCTGAGGCTAATGGAGTGGATCCTTAGCCGGGTCCCTGTTCTCCTGCTTCTGGGCTGCTGCTGTGATATGGCTGTGTGGGGGGCCCTTATGCATGGGGCCCCTATGTGACCGCCCTGCTACCCCTCCTTTAATCCAACCCTGCTGAGCTGCATGCTGTTCacatttaaaacaaaaataaataataaaaaataataattaaacaaaATGTACCAGTATCACAGCACACTGTAATAGTAATTAGACACAGAACGCCGAACATTCTGTAACATAAAACACAAATGGAATAATGATCGTTATCACATACAATAAGGATACAGCCTGGGTACAGAAAAGATCAAAACTGTAATATCCTCTACATCTGTGTTGATACTTCTTTATAATTGTAAATATGCAGATATATTGTAATGGACATGTTACTATCTATTAATTAACTAGGTGTAAGTGGTTATTGCACCAATGatatctacatacctcccaactttgtagggCTCTCATTCAGGACCCTTTGGGGGCGGGCCTCAGGAAAAGGGGTAGAGAGCCTTATGAAAAAGGGGCGGGACCTCAGTTTGCAACactgtgggggcgtgcccagcactcaccAAGATGCTGGCCTGCCCCCAGGCTCCCACAGCACTGTGCATAtaaatgctgtgtgcatgcgcacggcatctattctccTCTTCTCCTGTGATGTGTGCGCTGTCCCCaactcccaccgcgggacactgctgaccgcaagtgggacagcgggacagtcccaggaaAACACGACTGTCCCGCTAAATGCAAGACAGTTGGGAGCTATGTATCTACCAACATTATGAACAGGCTCCTGGTTCCTGTTCTTTGTTCTGTGCTTACTTGTTGCTGTGCAGGGCAGGCAGGGGGGATGTGCATCGGGGGGCGTGTACACTGACTCTGACAGAGGCAGAGCCCTTAGTGGAGACGCATGTGCTCCAGAGAGGCTTATGGGAAGAGCTGTCGGCTATTTTACTTTGGCGTCATTGAGCTTCTGCGCActtctgtagattgtaagcttgcgagcagggtcttcctacctctatgtctgtctgttttttgcccaattttgttctattactgttgtaactgtaaagcgcaacggaatatgctgcgctatataagaaactgttgggggcgtggcctaactgtgAATACAGCAAGACGCATGGTGGAAGAGCTCCTGCTTATATCACACATTTACAGCTTCTGCAAGGGCTTTCCTGCTTTGACTTCGACCCACATGCCGTCCTTGCATCTTCCGGAGTCTCGGAGTCTTGGTTGCGGAGCCGGGAGGTCATAATTCTGGCCTCTGCAGTTTGCGGCCTATACCCGGGTCTGAGCCCGCGGACTACATTTGTGTGGCTTCCCTGCTGAGAGACCTCAAGCGGCACGGAGGCTCCTCTGTGGCTTCCCTTTCACTTACTGTGACCCCGGCTTCTGGCGTACCCCATCTGGCAGACCCCTTGCAGTTGGACACCCACGATCAGCTTGCCTGGGGAGTGCGGCGAGCGCCTGGCGGCAGCGGCGCCCGTAACTCATGCCTACACCATCCAGCACTGGGATCCCCACCACACAGAGATGCGCCTCCTCCCTCCTACTGGCACTAACGATCTCTGCAGATAACGGGCTGGCTGTGCTGTGCGGGGCCCCGGATCTCCGTCCCTGTCTGTGCGTTTGGCCTTATCTCATACTGCATCACACTGCTCCACTCATCTGACAGCCTCTGCTCCTGCTTCCCTATTAGCCAGTGCATAGTGCACGGAGACCGGGTGAATATCTCCCTCGAGTGGTCCTATATAACCGTGGCCTACTGCAGTGTGATGCCCCCTACTCTCCCTGCAATGTGTAGGGGCAGCTACTAGGGGCCAGTGGCCATCTCTGATTTTCCTGCTGCACGATTAAGACAGACATATTGGCCTGGACACGGGAGGCAGCGGCTGTGCTTCTCCTGCGCTCTCACCTTATCTCCCAATCCAGGCCCTACAACTTACTGCCTGAGTGCCTGCACTAATTAGCCCTGCTCCCCCTCGTCTCCCTGTCTACCACTGCTGCCGGCGGGCGTGGCTTGCGgaatcagggagcactgctggagctcccgcggattgcggcctgctcaATATCCAGAAGCCGCAACCTCACTTTTCATAATCTCCAGGGAACGGGCCTCGGTGCAGCTCACCCACATCCTACAGGATTTGGCCCAAGGACACGGAGCACAGCTACAGCCTCCACTACCTCCATAGCCACTGTGCGGCCTTCACTAACGGGTTTCCAGCTAGCAGCTGCCCTTccttgcctgcgttgcccggacaccTCATTCTGGCTCCTTGCGGGCGGCGGTTACTTTACTCCCTCAGCGCCCCAGCCCTGCTGCTCCAGAGACACACTCTCCGGACCCGGTGCATCTGCCTTTCAGCCACCAACTTTGTGTAATTAACCGAGAGTGCAAAGCCTTGTGGACAACGCTGCTGCTGACCCCCAGGTGACGATCACTGCTGACCCCCTGTTGCTCTCTGCCACTGAGGCGCCGATCTTAACCCCCGCAGCTAAGTGATTAtttagtatttctcttacgtcctagaggatgctggggtccacattagtaccatgaggtatagatgcgtccaccaggagccattggcactttaagagtttgagagtgtgggctggctcctccctccctgcccctcccaccagactcaggggcagatttattaagctcgtgaagtgataaattggaaggtgataaaggactagccagtcagctcctgtcatttttcaaacccatccggtaacatggtagctaggatctgattggctggtcctttatcaccttccactttatcacttcaccgagcttaataaatctgcccctcagtttagaaaatgtgcccggaggagccggtcacagctaggggagctctcctgagcttttctagttaaagttatttttagagtttatttttttacaggaggctgttggcaacagcctgcctgcaacgagggactaaggggggagcagtgtccgccctgcgcagTCTgaaccactgtctccgctgactagacactgagctccagagaggtctgatcgttctccgccacaggggaaccgctcgccccagcagcatgccgccatccccttacagagctgaagagtggtgagtgagacaccgacccccctagcaagcagggggccggtgtgaagatggcggcaacggggagagagagcagtattaactgcgctcctgtgaaggttcagaggcacatggt
Above is a window of Pseudophryne corroboree isolate aPseCor3 unplaced genomic scaffold, aPseCor3.hap2 scaffold_1638, whole genome shotgun sequence DNA encoding:
- the LOC135001352 gene encoding IgGFc-binding protein-like, whose translation is MENSDVSTNTTFQLYLVTYKTASVTVTVSNPHFSKTVFIERESSALVNFDYTYMITESQETSKAVLVTSDVDISVFAFYTHVVTADAMACLSLEDLGTEYYISTPGQRIGNQFAVANGLEEVVSVTVTVSESVTFKGISYSSGDSFSFQLEYQQVVQFKSADDLTGTRVSSTAPVAVFSGSRCFTGINNTCDSLTEQLHPVKNWGSFFAVFPLLNHTKDVIKIISTSSDTTVDINGPKGDTHHSLQKGSYIEITVDKGMTIKSTKPIMVTYIFQDYIPGVVTKYDPFITNVPPSLVTRMYYRFITQARYYNFLLIVSQASAGDGFYLDHQQLSSYSVSLKSFSGFHAWEVSLGKTDGQHEIYHESMPFTIYVFGIERSVSYGYSMGQEAIYAAPTEDHKPEGTLSCLSHVAEYHLPLSLVTEANLDASDIHLEDPQCKGELKGNVTLIKIPFSRCGSDVLIEDGKTYYVNTIYGTIPETRVHRIEIPVRCEIETNETLGFHFHPKVTDVVYKSHYNVSLKLYQNSDFTNLIARYPYAVDIHGHLHVEIRVDSGETELQILAENCRASPSLEDTERTYNLIQHGCSSDSTLQTHPVSDHRLQRFSVHVFRFYDFQEVYLTCNVIICHNKTSPNHCTQGCNMRRHQRDTHSSHRQLNSARLSQGPILFKSGQIQADHTVPSSVLVAVVGVMGFLSVLGLVIQKHHYRRNKYALLGNGSHQQ